From the genome of Tindallia californiensis, one region includes:
- a CDS encoding amidohydrolase — translation MEATMEWILERAKKHVIKKQSVLLGLSKKLHEEPELAFCEYKASDEIASIMEKEGFAVERKTANIETALKAKTCKGEEGPAIAFLAEYDALPEIGHACGHNLIAASSVGAALALKEMAGDLCGSIMLLGTPAEENGGGKILMIQGGAFDDVDFSLMMHPSNQSLIKRNSTACCELIIEFHGKPAHSSKPENGIDALYPLIQVFNRIEKQKSKYPPKVIVNGIITAGGSASNVIVDYSCGKFLIRAKRKTEIQQVIEQIKSFAREEADKNGSQVEFCHDEIYAERYSNGSMEERFKAYMELQGEEMNVADPEEPAGSSDIGNLSDVMPIMHPYVGIVDAAVAPHTYEYAMASSSERADEVILKSAIALAAIGYELLTDKTFRNQVAKDFTHRSELS, via the coding sequence ATGGAAGCTACAATGGAGTGGATACTTGAACGCGCTAAAAAACATGTCATAAAGAAACAATCTGTATTATTAGGACTAAGTAAAAAGTTGCATGAAGAACCAGAGCTAGCTTTTTGTGAATATAAGGCATCGGATGAAATTGCATCCATTATGGAAAAGGAAGGGTTTGCTGTTGAAAGAAAGACAGCTAATATTGAAACCGCATTGAAAGCGAAAACTTGTAAAGGAGAAGAAGGTCCGGCGATTGCTTTTTTGGCAGAATATGATGCATTGCCAGAAATAGGTCATGCTTGTGGTCATAACCTTATTGCGGCAAGTTCCGTTGGTGCGGCGCTAGCGCTTAAGGAAATGGCTGGAGACCTTTGTGGCTCTATTATGCTTTTAGGAACACCGGCAGAAGAAAATGGAGGAGGAAAAATTCTTATGATTCAGGGAGGAGCATTTGATGATGTGGATTTTTCCTTGATGATGCATCCATCCAATCAATCTCTGATAAAAAGAAATAGCACAGCCTGCTGTGAACTCATTATTGAATTTCATGGTAAACCTGCCCACTCATCAAAGCCGGAAAACGGAATCGATGCATTATATCCTTTGATACAAGTATTTAATCGAATAGAAAAACAAAAATCAAAATATCCCCCTAAAGTGATTGTAAATGGAATTATAACAGCTGGAGGCTCTGCTTCCAACGTCATTGTTGATTATTCATGCGGAAAGTTCTTGATCCGCGCAAAACGAAAGACTGAAATACAACAGGTTATAGAACAAATAAAAAGCTTTGCTAGGGAAGAAGCAGATAAAAATGGCTCGCAAGTTGAGTTTTGTCATGATGAAATATATGCAGAGCGATATTCTAATGGTAGTATGGAAGAAAGATTTAAGGCATATATGGAATTACAAGGGGAAGAGATGAACGTTGCTGATCCGGAAGAACCAGCCGGATCTTCGGACATTGGAAATTTATCGGATGTAATGCCGATCATGCATCCCTATGTGGGAATTGTAGATGCAGCCGTTGCGCCACATACCTATGAATATGCAATGGCCAGTTCTTCAGAAAGAGCCGATGAAGTCATTCTTAAAAGCGCGATTGCATTGGCAGCCATTGGTTATGAACTTTTAACAGATAAGACATTTAGGAATCAGGTAGCAAAAGATTTTACTCATCGGTCTGAGTTATCATAA
- a CDS encoding DegV family protein produces the protein MRIITDSSCDLPSELIEKFNVLVVPLRIEIDGIDYVDGVNLSHEEFFEKMSTSASLPKTSQPSPQSFIDRFTEGLKESEDLLSIHLSSCLSGTYEGARQAKEGIKGNIEVFDTLSGSLGVGLQVLKACQLAKEGLEKSEVLEKIKEYREQLRVVVYLETLENAVKGGRVSRPKEFISNLLNLKPVVHVEDGYVRVLKTLRGKKKAIRVLLEEMEKKKADYSDQIVGITHCDCLEEAQKLKDEIIERFNPSEVILTTMGPVIGTHAGIGGLLVCF, from the coding sequence GTGAGAATTATTACAGACAGTTCCTGTGATTTACCTAGTGAATTAATTGAAAAATTTAATGTTTTAGTAGTGCCTCTAAGAATAGAAATTGATGGCATTGATTATGTGGACGGAGTAAATCTGAGCCACGAAGAATTTTTTGAAAAGATGTCCACGTCTGCTAGCTTGCCCAAAACATCCCAACCATCTCCACAATCCTTTATAGACCGATTTACGGAAGGCTTAAAGGAGAGTGAGGATCTACTGAGCATTCACTTATCTTCTTGTTTAAGTGGTACATATGAAGGCGCTCGACAGGCAAAAGAAGGAATAAAGGGTAATATAGAGGTTTTTGATACGCTTAGTGGCTCCTTGGGCGTGGGTCTTCAAGTATTAAAGGCATGTCAGTTGGCAAAAGAAGGTCTTGAAAAATCAGAAGTTCTTGAAAAAATTAAGGAATATCGAGAACAGCTAAGAGTCGTTGTTTATTTAGAAACATTGGAGAACGCTGTAAAAGGCGGGCGGGTAAGCAGACCAAAAGAGTTTATTTCCAACTTGTTAAACCTTAAACCAGTCGTTCACGTAGAAGATGGCTATGTTCGTGTTCTTAAAACTCTAAGAGGAAAAAAGAAGGCCATTAGGGTATTGTTAGAAGAAATGGAGAAAAAGAAAGCAGATTATAGCGATCAGATTGTTGGGATTACCCATTGTGATTGCTTAGAAGAAGCACAGAAGCTAAAGGATGAGATTATTGAAAGGTTCAATCCTTCGGAGGTTATCCTAACTACTATGGGGCCGGTGATTGGGACTCATGCAGGAATTGGTGGGCTTTTAGTCTGCTTCTAG
- a CDS encoding type 1 glutamine amidotransferase, translating into MVLVLNFFLKDAFADTFNQVIQKQLDDANVSCNFIRISTATTTKEIQLQSHDATHLILSGSEASTLDDMGWEKEIQEIVTYFMESKMPILGICYGHQLLVRLLAGKKYLQKSPHPEIGWGHINIVDNPLFSGIKDPICLLAHYDEAIDLPEDFHILGSSAKCAVHGFQYRELPVWGVQFHPEYDPESGQELFDDLKANDPHYHAYYENKLTHANQLQQNKLLFTNFVTMTL; encoded by the coding sequence ATGGTTTTGGTACTCAATTTCTTTCTAAAAGATGCATTTGCGGATACTTTTAATCAGGTGATCCAAAAACAACTGGATGACGCAAATGTATCCTGCAATTTTATACGTATTTCTACAGCTACTACAACCAAGGAAATACAGTTACAGAGTCACGACGCTACCCATTTGATTCTATCCGGATCAGAAGCGTCTACGTTAGATGACATGGGTTGGGAAAAAGAAATCCAGGAAATTGTTACCTATTTTATGGAAAGCAAAATGCCAATTCTTGGAATCTGCTATGGTCACCAACTTTTAGTAAGGCTCCTAGCTGGGAAAAAATATTTACAAAAGTCACCCCATCCAGAAATTGGTTGGGGGCACATAAACATCGTTGACAACCCTCTGTTTTCAGGAATTAAGGATCCTATTTGTCTTTTAGCTCATTACGACGAAGCCATAGACCTGCCGGAGGATTTCCATATTTTAGGTTCTTCTGCAAAATGCGCTGTCCATGGCTTCCAATATAGGGAGCTTCCCGTTTGGGGAGTTCAGTTTCATCCAGAGTATGATCCGGAGTCTGGACAAGAACTGTTTGATGATCTGAAAGCCAATGACCCCCATTACCATGCTTATTATGAAAACAAGCTGACCCATGCCAATCAGCTTCAACAAAACAAACTGCTTTTTACTAATTTTGTCACGATGACATTATAG
- a CDS encoding BCCT family transporter: MEEERKRLKDEERKLKEEEKELKKGYEEKKKELAKQKREEEKRLREEEKRLKEEKRQEILSKRALAKKLKKAEAEARKKAIKERPPFKGLQIKPTASLFDESGMEEPGENNWEGFGFDIHPQVTLLSSFLLVIFIAMTLIYPAQAEAVFQNTLNFITSNFGWFFVMVANIFIVAALVFAFGKFGKIKIGGHDAQPEFSKIGWYAMLMSAGMGIGLMFWSVGEPILHLNTPSPMFGSIEPNSAKAAQASMVTTFYHWGIHPWAIYSIVGLGLAFFAFNRGLPLTIRSIFYPLIGNKIYGFWGNMIDVLSVLATLTGLATSLGLGVTQINGGLNYLFGLSINTGTQVILIAVITGFATISVVLGLDGGVKKLSEINMGLAGIFMLLVLILGPTVYILNGLSQYIGYYIAKFSELSMWTETFRDTNWQGGWTIFYWAWWISWSPFVGMFIARVSKGRTVREFILGVMLFPTLVSFLWMSVFGSTAINIQLTGVADIVSAVEIDASIALFAMLENLPMARLLSVIGIILVTVFFVTSSDSGSLVVDHLTSGGKLDSPVPQRVFWACMEGVVAATLLIGGGLIALQTATVITGLPFAVILLLIIYSLYQGFNQEFEVEEAVRLRLKQVEEKHILTEAISEVVVDDALEEEFKE; encoded by the coding sequence ATGGAAGAAGAACGAAAAAGACTCAAGGACGAAGAAAGAAAGCTTAAAGAAGAAGAGAAAGAACTGAAAAAAGGATATGAAGAGAAAAAAAAAGAGCTGGCGAAGCAGAAGAGAGAAGAGGAGAAACGGCTTAGAGAGGAAGAAAAGCGGTTAAAAGAAGAGAAAAGGCAGGAAATATTATCAAAAAGAGCCCTTGCGAAAAAATTAAAAAAAGCGGAGGCAGAGGCAAGAAAAAAAGCGATTAAAGAAAGACCACCCTTTAAGGGCCTTCAGATTAAACCGACGGCGTCATTATTTGATGAATCCGGAATGGAAGAGCCAGGCGAAAACAATTGGGAAGGCTTTGGTTTTGACATCCATCCTCAGGTAACGTTGCTTTCTTCTTTTTTATTGGTTATTTTTATTGCAATGACATTGATTTACCCTGCTCAGGCTGAAGCTGTATTTCAAAATACGTTGAATTTTATTACTTCCAATTTTGGTTGGTTCTTTGTAATGGTGGCTAATATATTTATTGTAGCTGCATTGGTATTTGCTTTTGGGAAATTTGGAAAAATTAAAATTGGTGGGCATGATGCTCAGCCAGAGTTTAGTAAAATTGGTTGGTATGCAATGCTAATGAGTGCCGGGATGGGAATTGGTCTTATGTTTTGGAGTGTCGGTGAGCCGATTCTACATCTTAACACACCCTCCCCGATGTTTGGAAGCATTGAACCAAACTCGGCTAAAGCAGCCCAAGCATCTATGGTAACCACTTTTTATCATTGGGGAATTCATCCCTGGGCAATTTACTCTATTGTAGGCTTGGGACTGGCTTTTTTTGCGTTTAACAGAGGACTTCCTCTAACCATTCGATCTATTTTTTATCCGTTAATTGGAAACAAAATATATGGATTTTGGGGAAATATGATCGATGTTTTGTCAGTATTAGCAACATTGACAGGGCTAGCTACGTCTTTAGGGCTTGGAGTTACTCAGATCAATGGAGGGTTAAATTATTTATTTGGACTTAGTATTAATACAGGAACACAGGTTATATTGATAGCGGTTATTACTGGTTTTGCAACCATATCCGTAGTATTAGGACTAGATGGCGGCGTCAAAAAATTAAGTGAAATTAATATGGGACTAGCAGGCATCTTTATGCTTTTAGTGCTAATTCTTGGGCCTACCGTATATATTCTAAATGGTCTATCTCAATACATTGGTTATTATATCGCTAAATTTTCTGAGCTGAGTATGTGGACAGAAACTTTCAGAGACACTAATTGGCAAGGTGGCTGGACTATTTTTTATTGGGCATGGTGGATTTCTTGGTCACCTTTTGTGGGAATGTTTATCGCAAGAGTTTCTAAGGGGAGAACTGTACGGGAGTTTATTCTCGGAGTCATGTTGTTTCCTACCCTCGTTTCCTTTCTATGGATGTCCGTCTTTGGAAGTACGGCCATTAATATTCAACTAACAGGCGTTGCTGATATAGTATCGGCGGTGGAGATAGATGCTTCGATTGCATTGTTTGCCATGCTGGAAAATCTTCCGATGGCAAGGCTCTTATCGGTGATTGGTATCATTCTTGTGACGGTCTTTTTTGTCACTTCTTCTGATTCCGGATCATTAGTAGTTGATCACCTAACTTCTGGTGGGAAATTGGACTCTCCTGTTCCTCAACGTGTGTTCTGGGCTTGCATGGAAGGGGTAGTAGCGGCAACTCTTTTAATTGGAGGCGGATTGATAGCCCTGCAGACAGCAACAGTTATTACAGGATTACCGTTTGCGGTGATATTACTTTTAATTATTTATTCTCTGTACCAAGGTTTTAATCAGGAGTTTGAAGTGGAAGAGGCGGTTCGTCTGAGATTGAAACAAGTAGAAGAGAAACATATTTTAACAGAAGCAATTTCTGAGGTAGTGGTTGATGATGCTTTAGAAGAAGAATTTAAGGAATAA
- a CDS encoding rhomboid family intramembrane serine protease, which yields MIPLRDSVPSRKIPFITYLLIATNVLIFIFIKTLSRTQLHLLVFHFGFIPARLSSLLLHDSSVVITEAILPMVSSLFIHGSWFHLISNMWSLWLFGDNVEDNVGHIKYFLFYLLAGIFASFIHFIFNVSSPIPVIGASGAISAVMGAYVVMFPFARITTLIPLLWIPFFIKVPAIFFMGIWFFSQITSGISTLIHTELGGGIAWWAHIGGFIFGTLIINFIRTQSWRYRCSPYDEHYNCYDNSDR from the coding sequence ATGATTCCACTTCGAGATAGTGTTCCCAGCCGAAAAATTCCATTTATTACCTATCTACTCATTGCAACCAATGTGCTTATTTTTATTTTTATCAAAACCTTAAGCCGTACCCAACTTCATCTTCTTGTTTTTCATTTTGGGTTTATTCCTGCCCGCTTGTCATCCCTGCTTCTGCATGACTCATCGGTAGTAATCACCGAAGCGATCCTTCCTATGGTGAGCAGCCTTTTCATTCACGGAAGCTGGTTTCATCTTATCAGTAACATGTGGAGTTTATGGCTTTTTGGAGATAATGTAGAAGACAATGTGGGACATATCAAATACTTTCTTTTCTATCTACTCGCCGGTATATTCGCCTCATTCATTCATTTTATTTTCAATGTCTCTTCTCCTATACCTGTTATAGGCGCATCAGGAGCTATATCGGCTGTTATGGGCGCCTATGTGGTTATGTTTCCTTTTGCACGAATCACAACGCTAATTCCTCTTTTATGGATTCCTTTTTTCATCAAGGTTCCTGCTATTTTCTTTATGGGGATATGGTTTTTTTCTCAGATAACCTCTGGTATATCAACGCTTATTCATACTGAGCTAGGCGGCGGTATTGCCTGGTGGGCTCATATTGGTGGTTTTATCTTTGGAACCCTTATTATTAACTTTATTCGTACTCAATCATGGCGTTATCGATGTTCACCTTATGATGAACATTACAACTGTTATGATAACTCAGACCGATGA
- a CDS encoding nucleoside recognition family protein, whose product MQSVVNMILDAGKTGVELSLYIILPVMVVMMAIMKLLEDRGVLQKTANLSAPLLSKVGLPGMGVFAILQMLFVSFAAPVSTLKLMERDSQISDAKIGATMAAILVMAQANATFPLAVVGLNIPVGMATSVICGCVASLVAYKMIGKDDEYIVETGKQEQVVATKEEKIKGKTGMIAVLFKGGEEGMMIAAKSMPPLILAVFLVNMMRSIGLISWMEVWAGPLLEMIGIPGVAVLPIVTKFIAGGTAMMAIVIELVNEGAMTVEELNRIAGFTLNPLDPVGVAIFLAAGERVARVARPAMIAAVLGIILRGAMHMLIF is encoded by the coding sequence ATGCAATCTGTTGTTAATATGATTCTTGACGCTGGAAAAACAGGTGTTGAACTTTCGCTATACATTATCTTGCCAGTAATGGTTGTGATGATGGCCATTATGAAATTGCTGGAAGACAGAGGTGTTTTACAAAAAACAGCAAACCTATCAGCTCCTTTACTATCAAAAGTTGGCTTGCCGGGAATGGGCGTCTTTGCCATTCTGCAAATGTTGTTTGTTAGCTTTGCTGCACCGGTTTCTACCTTAAAACTAATGGAGCGTGATTCGCAGATAAGTGATGCAAAGATAGGAGCTACGATGGCTGCTATTTTGGTTATGGCACAGGCAAATGCGACGTTTCCTTTAGCGGTTGTTGGGCTTAATATTCCTGTTGGAATGGCAACTTCTGTTATATGTGGATGTGTTGCAAGTCTTGTAGCGTATAAAATGATAGGAAAAGATGATGAGTATATAGTTGAAACTGGAAAACAAGAGCAGGTCGTTGCTACTAAAGAAGAAAAAATAAAAGGAAAAACGGGAATGATTGCTGTTTTATTTAAAGGTGGAGAAGAAGGGATGATGATTGCAGCAAAATCAATGCCTCCACTAATTTTAGCTGTGTTTCTTGTTAATATGATGCGAAGCATAGGACTTATTAGCTGGATGGAAGTTTGGGCAGGACCGCTGCTTGAAATGATAGGGATACCAGGCGTGGCCGTATTGCCCATCGTAACAAAATTTATTGCAGGTGGAACAGCTATGATGGCCATTGTAATAGAGCTAGTAAACGAAGGGGCCATGACGGTCGAAGAGTTAAACCGAATAGCAGGGTTTACCTTAAATCCTTTGGATCCTGTTGGAGTTGCCATTTTTTTAGCGGCGGGAGAGAGGGTGGCTCGAGTAGCAAGACCAGCAATGATAGCGGCTGTTTTAGGCATTATACTCAGAGGAGCCATGCATATGCTTATATTTTAA
- a CDS encoding universal stress protein, protein MIVLKLLVCVDGSKQGWKALNKAIEIASGCSINEVTLIHVYESVEKNYWIATGEGYYPTEEDFEKLKGLQQNMAEKRKKMLDECAAKFKEEGINPGILLEEGHPAHTIARIADDGNYDMIIMGNRGLGGLKKIFLGSVSNAVIQETKASVLVVK, encoded by the coding sequence GTGATTGTATTGAAATTACTCGTTTGTGTTGACGGTTCCAAACAAGGTTGGAAAGCTTTGAACAAGGCAATTGAAATCGCTTCCGGTTGTTCCATTAACGAGGTTACCCTCATCCATGTCTATGAAAGTGTTGAAAAAAACTATTGGATTGCAACTGGTGAAGGTTATTATCCAACAGAAGAGGATTTTGAAAAATTAAAAGGTCTTCAGCAAAACATGGCCGAAAAACGTAAAAAAATGTTAGATGAATGTGCGGCCAAGTTCAAGGAAGAAGGTATCAATCCAGGAATTCTTTTAGAAGAAGGTCACCCCGCCCATACCATTGCCAGAATTGCCGACGATGGTAATTACGATATGATTATTATGGGTAATAGAGGTTTAGGAGGACTTAAAAAAATATTCCTGGGTAGTGTCAGCAATGCTGTCATTCAAGAAACCAAAGCAAGTGTTCTGGTAGTAAAATAG
- a CDS encoding Glu/Leu/Phe/Val family dehydrogenase: MAEKGVNNPFVIAQQQVKSACDKLGTPQEVYEILKNPIRVLEVSIPVKMDDGSIKTFVGYRSQHNDAVGPFKGGVRFHQDVNEDEVKALSTWMTFKCGVVGVPYGGGKGGVIADPFELSEGEMERLSRGYARAIAPIIGEKIDIPAPDVGTNGQVMAWMVDEYEKTTGRFEPGVFTGKPVTYYGSLARTEATGFGVAIMARYAAKKLDLNLDGIRVAVQGFGNVGSYAAMYMEEMGAKVVAVSDVSCTLVNNNGLNIKELMEYAKGNKNKMITGFPGAEEEIDRNAVIGLEVDILMPCALENVFTSETADQVKAKIVAEGANGPTTPEGDKIMNDKGILVIPDILANAGGVTVSYFEWVQNLMRYSWTFDEVQKKQENSMNKAFDDIWALKEEHNVDMRTAAYMMSIKRVADAMKLRGWY, translated from the coding sequence ATGGCAGAAAAAGGTGTGAACAATCCGTTTGTAATTGCACAACAACAGGTTAAGTCAGCGTGTGACAAGCTAGGTACTCCACAGGAAGTGTATGAAATTCTTAAAAATCCGATCCGAGTTCTTGAGGTTTCCATTCCGGTAAAAATGGATGATGGAAGCATCAAAACTTTTGTAGGTTATCGTTCGCAACATAATGATGCAGTAGGTCCCTTTAAGGGTGGAGTTCGTTTTCATCAAGATGTAAATGAAGATGAAGTAAAAGCATTATCTACGTGGATGACCTTCAAATGTGGCGTTGTTGGAGTTCCATACGGTGGTGGTAAAGGCGGAGTCATTGCTGATCCTTTCGAGCTTTCTGAAGGAGAAATGGAAAGACTTTCAAGAGGTTACGCAAGAGCCATTGCGCCTATTATCGGAGAAAAAATAGATATTCCTGCTCCTGACGTTGGCACAAATGGTCAAGTGATGGCATGGATGGTAGATGAGTATGAAAAAACAACCGGTCGCTTTGAGCCAGGAGTATTTACTGGTAAACCGGTTACCTATTATGGATCGCTTGCCAGAACAGAAGCTACTGGATTTGGTGTTGCTATTATGGCAAGATATGCAGCGAAAAAACTTGATCTTAATCTGGATGGAATTCGTGTTGCTGTTCAAGGTTTTGGAAACGTAGGTAGCTATGCGGCTATGTATATGGAAGAAATGGGTGCTAAAGTGGTTGCTGTTTCTGACGTATCCTGCACTCTTGTGAATAACAACGGATTGAACATCAAAGAATTGATGGAGTACGCCAAAGGAAACAAGAATAAAATGATTACCGGTTTCCCTGGGGCAGAAGAAGAGATTGATCGAAATGCCGTGATTGGTCTTGAAGTTGATATCCTTATGCCTTGTGCACTTGAAAATGTCTTTACATCTGAAACAGCAGATCAGGTAAAAGCAAAAATAGTTGCTGAAGGAGCGAATGGTCCAACAACGCCAGAAGGCGATAAAATTATGAACGATAAAGGTATTTTGGTTATTCCTGATATACTAGCAAATGCTGGAGGCGTTACAGTATCCTACTTTGAATGGGTACAAAATCTTATGAGATATAGTTGGACATTTGACGAGGTTCAGAAAAAACAGGAAAACTCTATGAATAAAGCCTTTGATGATATCTGGGCACTGAAAGAAGAGCATAATGTAGATATGAGAACAGCCGCTTATATGATGTCTATTAAACGTGTTGCTGATGCAATGAAATTACGCGGGTGGTACTAA
- a CDS encoding esterase family protein yields MDICYQHFHSKYLNRVMEFKRYGSSGKPMMAFPSSGGRFFEYEDFKMIEACQPFIEQSLIQVFTPDSIDHESWLEDDVWPGDRAHKHNLYDQYIVQELVPFILSKADYQGKLITTGYSMGGYHAANFFFRHPYIFDTLIALSGIYDLRYFVGHHLDIHNVYINSPVDYLANLSDSNFLEQYKQSTIIICTGTGDWEENSIQHTNQIKRVLEEREIPAWIDYWGSDVNHDWPWWRKQTAYFLGELHRQGKLSQPIP; encoded by the coding sequence ATGGATATTTGTTATCAACACTTTCACAGCAAATACTTAAACCGTGTCATGGAATTTAAGCGTTATGGTTCCAGCGGTAAACCGATGATGGCATTCCCTTCTTCGGGTGGACGATTTTTTGAGTATGAAGACTTTAAAATGATCGAAGCTTGTCAACCTTTTATCGAGCAAAGTCTTATTCAGGTGTTCACACCTGACAGTATTGATCACGAAAGTTGGCTGGAGGACGATGTTTGGCCTGGAGACAGGGCTCATAAACACAATCTATATGATCAGTATATTGTCCAGGAACTCGTGCCCTTTATTCTTAGTAAAGCCGATTATCAAGGCAAACTGATCACTACAGGATACAGTATGGGCGGATATCATGCTGCAAACTTTTTCTTCCGACATCCCTACATCTTCGACACATTAATTGCCTTAAGTGGAATCTATGACCTTCGTTATTTTGTAGGACATCATTTGGATATCCATAATGTCTATATCAATTCTCCTGTTGACTACCTGGCAAACCTATCCGATTCAAACTTCCTTGAACAGTATAAACAAAGTACTATTATCATTTGTACAGGAACCGGAGACTGGGAAGAAAATTCTATCCAACATACCAATCAAATAAAACGCGTCCTAGAAGAAAGAGAAATACCTGCCTGGATCGACTATTGGGGAAGTGATGTAAATCACGACTGGCCTTGGTGGCGAAAACAAACAGCCTATTTCCTTGGAGAACTCCATCGGCAAGGAAAACTTTCACAGCCTATCCCTTAA
- a CDS encoding LemA family protein, whose translation MQYVMVILAPTMILFIVLVIFYNNTVKLRNFVQNAWAQIDVQLKRRADLIPNLVETVKAYAAHEKETFEQVTRARAEALQAQSIEQRQQAENQLSGALKSLFAVAEAYPELKASDNFSKLQQDLSDTENKIAYSRQFYNDTAMKYNTKIQTFPGNVLAGVMGFQFISYFEAVQASEREAVQVRF comes from the coding sequence ATGCAATATGTAATGGTGATTTTAGCACCAACGATGATACTCTTTATCGTATTGGTGATTTTCTACAATAATACAGTGAAATTACGGAATTTCGTTCAGAACGCATGGGCACAGATCGATGTTCAGTTAAAACGTCGTGCAGATCTAATACCTAATTTAGTGGAAACGGTGAAAGCTTATGCGGCCCATGAAAAAGAGACTTTTGAACAAGTAACGAGGGCCAGAGCAGAAGCATTACAGGCACAGTCCATTGAACAACGCCAACAAGCAGAGAATCAACTTTCAGGAGCGCTGAAATCCTTATTTGCTGTTGCTGAAGCCTATCCAGAGTTAAAAGCCAGCGATAACTTCTCGAAACTACAACAAGATTTATCGGATACAGAAAATAAAATTGCCTATAGCCGACAGTTTTATAATGATACAGCGATGAAGTATAATACAAAGATTCAAACCTTCCCGGGCAATGTATTAGCAGGAGTCATGGGTTTTCAATTTATTTCCTATTTCGAAGCGGTTCAAGCTTCGGAAAGAGAAGCGGTACAAGTTCGTTTTTAG